The window AATCCTCGCCATCAACGGGCAAGGTCATCTGGCCCACATCTTCCACCACACGACCCAAGCGATCTTTGATGACACGACGTGCGCCCGGTTTACCTGACAGTTGATTTTGGAAAATCAACTCTATGCCCTCTTGGCCTTTGTCCTCAACATTGGTAAAGCCCACAATGTGGGCTGCCGCTTCACCTTCGGGGTACAAGCGCTTGTATTCTTTGATGGTGTAGATGCCTTTGATGTTCAAGGCCAAAATTTCCTTCACCACCGACTCGTCCATTTGGCGACGTAGCCACACAAAGGTCTTGTCTTCGTTTTCTAATTTTTTGGCCAACTCGACAGGCGACATTTCCAGCAACTTGCCCAACTGACGCAAACCTTCTGGCGAGCGGTCAATCTCTTCCGGATTGGCCCATACACTGGGCGCTGGCACGCTGGATGCCAAAATCAATCCGTTGCGATCCAAAATACGGCCGCGATTGGCGGGCAATGTCAGTGTGCGTGCAAAGCGAACTTCACCCTGGCGCTTGAAAAATGCATTGTCAAAAACTTGTACATACGATGCACGCACTGCCAAGCCTACAAAGGCCAAGGCCATAGCGGCCACAATCAATTTACTGCGCCATACAGGCGTCTTGCTTGCAAGCAAAGGGCTGGATGAAAGCTGAACACTTCGGCTCATGGCTTTGCCCCCGATGTCTTCTCTTCTGCCGTGGCCGCAGGCACTTGCACATCTGCAGGTTGCTTCACGTATTGCGTGATGCCAGGCGTGACCAAACGCATCTGCAATTGCTGTTTGGCAATTTGCTCAATGCGCAAAGGCGAAGCTTGCGCACGTCGCTCAACTTGCAAACGCTCATGCTCTAACTCAAGGCGTGTTGCTTCTTTGGTCGCAGCTTCCAAGGCCATGAATGAGCGGCGCGCTTCGTAATGACTGTGCACCAAAAACATGGCCGAGAAAATAATGGCAATGACCAAGAACACATTGAGGCGTGTCATGCAGCCACCTCGGTTCTTTCAGCAACGCGCATGATGGCGCTGCGTGCACGCGGATTGGCTGACACCTCCGCTTCACTTGGGCGAATGCGTTCCAAGGATTTCAACTTCATAGCCTGAGGCACTGCAAAAGGTGCGCGGCGGTCATAGACTTCTTTGGAGTGCTTCGCAATGAATTGCTTCACGATCCGATCTTCCAAAGAATGAAAACTGATCACCACCAAACGGCCACCTGGCTTGAGAACATCCAGGCTGGCTTCTAGCGCTTGTTCAAGCTCCTCAAGCTCGGCGTTGATGAAAATCCGAAGAGCCTGAAATGTCCGCGTTGCAGGGTCCTTGCCCGGCTCGCGGGTTTTGACCGTGTTAGCCACGATCCCGGCCAAATCGGCGGTGGATGAAATTGGGCCCCGCTCTTGTCTGCGAGCCACAATCGCCTTTGCAATCGGAAAAGCAAACCGTTCTTCGCCATAGTCACGCACAACCTCCGTGATCTGATCCACACTGGCAGTGGCCAGCCACTCGGCCACACTATGACCGCGCGTGGTGTCCATGCGCATGTCTAAGGGACCATCGAAACGAAAAGAAAAACCCCTGTCGGGGTTGTCAATTTGGGGGGAGCTGATCCCCAGGTCCATCAACACACCGGCAATGCTGCCTGCGGGCAATTCGCCGAGGTTGCGAAAACCTTCATGTCGAATGGAGAAACGTGCATCCTTGATGCTGGCAGCTTCAGCAATGGCTTCGACATCTTTGTCAAAAGCAATCAAGGCCGCACCTACTGGCAGACGCGACAATATCAAACGTGAATGACCACCACGACCAAAGGTTGCATCCACATAAACATTTTTTTCGGCGGTTTCGCCTGCATTGCCTAACAATGCATCAACCGCTTCAGTGAGCAAGACGGTGGTGTGTTGCCAAGTAGTTGTCACGCAGGCCTCAGAACGAAAAGTCCTTAAAGACATCGGGCATGTCGCCCTGCATGGCTTTCGCCTCTTGGGAGTCGTAGGCTGTTTTGTCCCACAACTCAAAGTGATTGCCCATACCGAGCAAGATGGTGTCTTTGGCAATGCCCGCGGCAGCTCGCAACTCAGGGGAGATCAATACGCGACCAGTGCCATCCATCTCCACATCCATGGCGTTGCCCAAGAAAATACGTTTCCACCACTGCGCTTCCATGGGCAGTTGGGCAATGCGCTCACGGAATCGCTCCCACTCCGTTCTGGGGAAGACCATCAAACAGCCATGAGGGTGTTTCGTGATGGTCAATTGACCACCCGCTGTGGCGCTCAAAACCTCGCGGTGACGCGTAGGCACCGACAGGCGGCCTTTGGCGTCCAAACTCAACGAAGATGCACCTTGAAACACTTGATTCTCAATTCCTGGTCAATACACACGCAATTTGGGTATTTCTCCCACTTAATTGCACTTTTTTGCACTGTATCAGGAATTCATCACCTCGCAAGGGGGTTTTCGAGTTTTTTTCAATGAAATCAAGGGCTTAGAACGCTCTTTGCATCAGAATTTAGCAGAAAAAACTGTTGAAAATTAGGCACTTAGAAGTTTGTCTGCAAGTAACTTCTGAGACTTTTCATGCGTCAAAAAAAATTGACATTTTTTTCACTTTTTTTTCTGTCCACTTTGTTTTCTTTCAATTCAAGAAAAAAGGCTCCTGATGGAGCCTTTTTGAAATGAAAAGAAAATGCCTTATCAATCGCCAAACATTTTCTGTTTGAGTTCGCGGCGTTGCTGAGCTTCCAAGGACAAATTGGCTGTGGGGCGCGCCAACAAACGGCCCACACCAATGGGTTCGCCTGTTTCATCGCAATAACCGTAATCGCCCGCATCAATGCGTTGAATGGATTGCTCGATTTTCTTCAAAAGCTTGCGTTCACGATCGCGCGTACGCAACTCCAGCGCATGTTCTTCTTCAATGGTGGCGCGGTCAGCGGGATCGGGCACCACCACGGTGTCTTCACGCAAATGCTCAGTGGTTTCGCCAGCGTTCGCCAAGATGCCTTGCTTTAAAGCCACCAATTTGAGGCGGAAAAATGCCATTTGCGCATCGTTCATGTAGTCGTTGTCGGACATGGCCATGACCTCTGCGTCGGTGAGTTGATCAGGCGTCTTCTTTTTCCAGTTATTGGCCAACTTAGGGTCTTTTTTAACGGCAACAAAGGGGGGAGGTGTGAGAACTTGTGAAGGCATGTTTTGGAGATAACTGGCTTTTGCAGCCGTAGAAGCCACCGATTGGGCCATCGATGGCACTGTAATTTGGGCAAGTCGCGCTGAAGGACGAACCGCACGTGCGGGTACATCACCCGTTGCCACAGGTGCAGCAACGGGTGCTGCAGGCGGAGTGACAACTTTTTCAGCTTTTGCAGGCTTGGCTGGCTTTTCTGCTTTGGCAGGGGCAACAGGCTTGGCGACGGGTTTCGTGACAGGTTTAGTGACGGGTTTGGTTTCTGTCTTGGCGACCGGTTTGGCTGAGGCTTTTTCAGGCGCTTTGCTTGCACCTTTGGGTGCGACTTTGGCCGGTGCTTTGACTGGCGCTTTGGCGGCTGCAGATGGCTTGGCCGTTGGCTTGGCAGCCACTTTGGCGGCTGCTTTTGGCGCAACTTTCGGTGTGGGCTTGGCAACTGTTTTGGCCGCACTTTTCACCACGGGTTTTGCAGCAGGTTTGGCCTTTACAACAGGCTTGGCAGCGGGCTTGGCAACCACTTTAGCGCTGGCTTTGACATTGGCTTTAACAGGGACTTTGACAGGCGTCTTAGACGCTGTTTTGGCCTTGGTTTGAACCACAGGCTTGGCAGAAGCTTTGTTGGTTTTGGTCACGGGTTTGGTTGCAGGTTTGGCTGCAGGCTTGGCCGACGCTTTAGGCGCAGCCTTCTTCACAACAGGTTTGCCCTTGGCCACGGCTTTGGTGACAGCAGTCTTGACTGCTTTCGCAGGCGCGGGTTTGCTCAGTTTATTGGCCGGTGCAGCCGATTTGGCTTTGGCACTCGCTGCTGTACTGGTTTTTTTCACTGCGGTTTTTGAGCTCGTTTTAAGGGGCTTTTTCACGTCCTGTCTCCTAGCCGTGGCGGCTTACGTGCCCCTCAAGGCACCAGCCATTTGCAAATGAATTGTGGTCATCGGCTCATTTGCGTCAAAACCCATATTTTTCGACCTTCTGGGCGCATCGGAACCCCAATTAAGGGACCCCGTCAGGGCGCAGATTGTAGCGACTGAAAGCCCTCAAAACGCTTTCTGGAAAACTAAACCAAGCATTGCTCCAAACCTTGCAACAAAATGTCTTTGGGCAGGTCAATGCCAATGAACACCATTTTGCTGACTTTGGGCTCGTTTTCAGCCCAAAGTGGTCCCAAATCGCTGCCCATCAGCTGGTGAACGCCTTGGAAAATAACTTTCCGCTCGGTGCCCTTCATGTTCAAAACACCCTTGTAACGCAGCATGCGGGGACCGTAAACATTCACGATGGCGCCCAAAAAGTCTTCCAACTTGGCGGGCTCAAAAGCTTTGTCTGATTTGAAGACAAAGCTCTTCACATCATCGTCAAAGTGATGGTGGTGGCCATGCCCCTCCCCTTGATGCGAGGGGTGATTGCAGTGCTCGCCATGTTCGTGGTCATGATGATCATGGTGCTCATGGCCATGATCGTGCCCGCAATGCTCATCGTGCACATGCGGCGCTTCTTCTTTCAAAAAGTCAGGATCAATGTCCAATTTGGCATTCAAGTTGAAACCACGCAAATCAAACACTTCTGCCAATGACACCTCACCAAAATGCACCACCTTCTGAGGCGCACGCGGATTCATGTGGGCCAAACGGTGTTGCAAAGCCTCGAGTTCAGACTTTGAAACCAAATCAGCCTTGCTGATGAAAATTTGATCGGCAAAACCCACTTGCCGGCGCGCTTCCTGGCGATCGTTCAATTGCTGCGCCGCATGCTTGGCATCCACCAAGGTCAGGATCGAGTCCAACAAAAAGCTTTCCGCAATCTCATCGTCCATGAAAAACGTTTGCGCCACAGGTCCAGGATCAGCCAGCCCCGTGGTCTCAATCACCACGCGCTCAAAGTCGAGCTCACCCTTGCGCTTTTGAGCCGCCAATGTCTGCAACGTCGTCCGCAAATCTTCCCGAATCGTGCAGCAAATGCACCCATTGCTCATTTGAATGATTTGCTCATTCGTGTCCGACACCAGAATGTCGTTGTCAATGTTCTCTTCGCCAAACTCATTCTCAATGATGGCAATCTTCTGGCCATGCGCCTCCGTCAACACCCGCTTGAGCAGCGTCGTCTTACCCGAACCCAAAAAGCCCGTCAGGATGGTTGCAGGAATCAAAGCCATGGAAATACTCCGAGAGACAGAAAACAAAAGAGGACTGAAGTGTACCCACCCCAGAAAAAACTCAGCAGAAAGAGGTTGGAATCGGCTACCAATGGTCATTCCTGGGCAAGGATGACTTGTGCGGGTAACGATTTCTGGTACCCCAGTATGAGGCACCCGCACAAGGCGTCATTGTCCAGGAAGCGTGTGAAGTGAAGTTCAAATCTTCTTAACCACCACTAAGCCCTTAAGGTACTCCCCCTCAGGAAAATAAACAGTCATAGGATGGTCCGGCGCCCCTTGCAGCCGCTCACTGATGTACCCATCCACCCCTGCATCCGTCCCCGCAGACGCCACAATCTTGTGAAACAAATCGGCGCTGATCCCACCCGAGCAAGAGTAAGTGAACAACTCCCCCCCCGGTGCCAACAACTTAAACGCCAAGCGATTGATGTCTTTGTACGCCCGCGCAGCCCGATCGGCATGCGCTGCAGTCGGCGCAAACTTAGGCGGATCCAGCACGATGGCATCAAACTGCACACCTTGTTCAATGAAAGACCGCAGCGACGCATTGACATCCGCATCCATGAACGTGGTGCGCGACAACTCAAAACCATTCAGCAACACATTTGCCTTGGCCTTTTCCAAAGCAGGCCCCGACGAATCAATCGACGTTACATGGACTGCGCCACCCGCCAAAGCCGCCACACTGAACCCACCCGTGTAGCAATAGCAGTTGAGCACACTTTGAAACTTGCGAAACAGCGTGTGTTGGTAAAAGCGATAACGACTGTCGCGTTGGTCCAAATAAAAACCCGTCTTGTGGCCTTCGGCAATGTTCAGCAACAGCTGCCACTGATGCTCTTGCAGCGTGATCTCTGTGGGCCCCTCCCCGCGCAGCCAACCCGTCACCTCAGGCAAACCTTCGAGTGAACGCACATTGGCGTCTGAGCGTTCGTAAAGCTTGGTCAAGCCTGTGGCTTTGAGCAGCGCATCGGCCATCACATCCTTGAAACGCTCCGTGCCGCAAGAGGTAAATTGCGCCACCAAAGTGTCGTCATAGCGGTCAACCACCAAACCAGGCAGTCCATCAGACTCACCATGCACCAATCGCATCCCATTGCTTTGAATGTCAAACAAACTGCGCGCTTGCACCGATTTGTGAATCAGCCCTTCGATGAAGGCTGCATTAATGCGCTGCGCTTCATCAAAACTCCAAACCCTTGCGCGAATGCGCGAGGTGGGGCTGAAAGCCGCCCACGCCAAAAACACACCTTCATGTGACTCCACGCGCACGGTTTCACCGGCATCGGCGCTGCCCTTGGCAATGGCCGATTCAAAAATCCAGGGGTGTTGGCGTTGCAAAGAGCGCTCTTTGCCAGCTTTGAGTCGAATCGTTTTCATACTGCCATTGTCCCACTCTCGGTGGTTCAAAACAGATGCTGGTGCCGCCGATTATTTTTTCTCTTTGTTGCCAGCACCGCGCTTAGCGCGTGGGTGCGCCGCGTCATAAGCCTTGGCCAAATGCTGAAAGTCCAAACGTGTGTAGACCTGCGTGGTGCTGATGTTGGCATGGCCCAGCAGCTCTTGCACCGCGCGCAAATCGCTGCTCGACTGCAGCACATGGCTGGCAAACGAATGCCGCAACATGTGGGGGTGCACGGGGGTGGCCAAGCCCGCCAACAAACTGCGGCGCTTAAGGCGCTGCCAAACCGACTGCGCTGTGAGTCGCGTGCCATGCTTGCCCGGAAACAGCGCCAGCGCTGCGTCCGACAAACCGGGCACCGATTGCGTCATCATGCCCATGGCTTGGCTGCGCAAGGGCAACCAGTTTTCTAGCGCCTTGATGGCCGCTTGCCCCAAAGGCACCGTTCTGCGCTTGCCGCCCTTGCCCTGCACCATCACTTCGGCACCTTGCAAGTCAATCCAGCCGCGGCCCTTGTTGGAAGCTTCCGTACTGGCCACCACATCCAAACCCGTGAGCTCAGCCACACGCAAGCCACAGCCGTACAACAGCTCCACCATGGCGGCATCCCGCGCTTCTAACCAAGGATCGTCTGCTTCTTCGGTGTGCTCGGCCAACTGCACGGCTTCGTCCACCCCCAAGGCTTTGGGCAATGGCTTGGCCACTTTGGGCGCGCGCACGCCTTCTACGGGGTTGTGCGAAATAAGGCTTTCGCGCGCCAGCCAATGGTAGAAGCCGCGCCAGCCTGACAAGATGAGGGCAATGCCGCGGCCCGTGCGGCCGCCGCTGTGCATTTGCGCCACCCACCGGCGCACATGCAGGGTTTGAACTTGTGCCAAATCGACGTTGGCGGCCTGCGCCAACTCAGTCAGTTTTTGCAGGTCTAAGGCATACAGCGTCGTGGTTCGCTCGGCCAGGCGTTTTTCAAAACGCACATGGTCGAGGTAACGAGCAACGCGCTCGTCCATGCTTTAAACCTCAGTCTTTCGTGGGCAACAAAGCCGACAGTGCCGCACTGCACAACTCTCCCAAGTGCTCCAGGAAGTCTGTGCCCATGCCACTGTGAAAGCGTTGTGCATCGGGCGAAGCCAACACCAACAAACCAAACGGCGCTTGGTCTTTGCTCAAACGCAAGGGCAACAAAGCCACCGATGCCGCTTGTGCGGGCTCTTGTAACCACTGCACAGCTTCCACACCCGAGCTTGCACCGACAAATGGCGCTGTAAAACTGGCGGCAGCTTGCTTAACTTCATCGCTCACACTTTGGCTGTACGCTGCATTCGCAAAGGCTTCTGACACCCCCCACAAACGCACGCCGACTTGCGGCACTTGAAATCGCGCTTCAATGTTTTTCAAAGCAGAGGGCACACGCTCAGCCGCAGGCGTCTGCAACAACTCACAAGCCCACTTTTGCAGTTTCTCGGTGATGATCATGTTTTCGTTGCCATGGCGAATCATCTCCATGATGCGCATTTCCAGTGCACGAATTTTGTCTCGCAGCATTTGCGCTTGTCGCTCTTGCAAGCTCACCGAACGGTGGTTGTCGGGGCTGAGCAATTGCACAGAGGCGAGCAACTGCGCATGACGCTCAAAAAAATCAGGCGTGTTGGCCAAAAAATCAGCGATGTCATCTTCGGTGATGGGGTTCATCGGATTGATAGAGGTGGGGGTCATGCCTGTCTTTCAAATCAAGGTAAGTTGGGAACGTCAATCTCGCCTTCAAACACCGATGTGGCAGGGCCTGTCATGAAGACGGCTTGCGACAGATCGTTTTTGGCAAGGCCCTGCCATTCAATGGTGAGGGTACCGCCATGGGTTTGCACGTCCACTTTGGGGTTGAGCAGGCCCATGCGAATACCGGCCACCACGGCGGCGCAAGCGCCTGTGCCGCAGGCCAAAGTTTCGCCGGCGCCGCGTTCAAATACGCGCAAGCGCACGGCATCGCGGCTCACAATTTGCATGAAGCCTGCATTGACGCGATTGGGAAAGGAAGGGTGGTGTTCAATCAAGGGGCCATGGGTGAGAACGGGCGCGGTGTCCACGTTGTCGACCACCTGAACGGCATGTGGATTGCCCATCGAGACCACGGCCACATGCGCTTCAGCGTCTGTCTTCGCAGCTTTCAACGGCAATTGCCAAACTTCGCAGCCATTGACCAGCGCGTGCTTCAAACCATCTGCTTTGAACGGCACTTTGAGCAAATCCAGTATGGGCGCACCCATGTTGACGGTGACGCGGCCATCGGCGTTCATTTGCAAT is drawn from Limnohabitans sp. 103DPR2 and contains these coding sequences:
- the ftsL gene encoding cell division protein FtsL, whose product is MTRLNVFLVIAIIFSAMFLVHSHYEARRSFMALEAATKEATRLELEHERLQVERRAQASPLRIEQIAKQQLQMRLVTPGITQYVKQPADVQVPAATAEEKTSGAKP
- the rsmH gene encoding 16S rRNA (cytosine(1402)-N(4))-methyltransferase RsmH, which gives rise to MTTTWQHTTVLLTEAVDALLGNAGETAEKNVYVDATFGRGGHSRLILSRLPVGAALIAFDKDVEAIAEAASIKDARFSIRHEGFRNLGELPAGSIAGVLMDLGISSPQIDNPDRGFSFRFDGPLDMRMDTTRGHSVAEWLATASVDQITEVVRDYGEERFAFPIAKAIVARRQERGPISSTADLAGIVANTVKTREPGKDPATRTFQALRIFINAELEELEQALEASLDVLKPGGRLVVISFHSLEDRIVKQFIAKHSKEVYDRRAPFAVPQAMKLKSLERIRPSEAEVSANPRARSAIMRVAERTEVAA
- the mraZ gene encoding division/cell wall cluster transcriptional repressor MraZ yields the protein MFQGASSLSLDAKGRLSVPTRHREVLSATAGGQLTITKHPHGCLMVFPRTEWERFRERIAQLPMEAQWWKRIFLGNAMDVEMDGTGRVLISPELRAAAGIAKDTILLGMGNHFELWDKTAYDSQEAKAMQGDMPDVFKDFSF
- the dksA gene encoding RNA polymerase-binding protein DksA, which translates into the protein MAAKPTAKPSAAAKAPVKAPAKVAPKGASKAPEKASAKPVAKTETKPVTKPVTKPVAKPVAPAKAEKPAKPAKAEKVVTPPAAPVAAPVATGDVPARAVRPSARLAQITVPSMAQSVASTAAKASYLQNMPSQVLTPPPFVAVKKDPKLANNWKKKTPDQLTDAEVMAMSDNDYMNDAQMAFFRLKLVALKQGILANAGETTEHLREDTVVVPDPADRATIEEEHALELRTRDRERKLLKKIEQSIQRIDAGDYGYCDETGEPIGVGRLLARPTANLSLEAQQRRELKQKMFGD
- a CDS encoding CobW family GTP-binding protein, with the translated sequence MALIPATILTGFLGSGKTTLLKRVLTEAHGQKIAIIENEFGEENIDNDILVSDTNEQIIQMSNGCICCTIREDLRTTLQTLAAQKRKGELDFERVVIETTGLADPGPVAQTFFMDDEIAESFLLDSILTLVDAKHAAQQLNDRQEARRQVGFADQIFISKADLVSKSELEALQHRLAHMNPRAPQKVVHFGEVSLAEVFDLRGFNLNAKLDIDPDFLKEEAPHVHDEHCGHDHGHEHHDHHDHEHGEHCNHPSHQGEGHGHHHHFDDDVKSFVFKSDKAFEPAKLEDFLGAIVNVYGPRMLRYKGVLNMKGTERKVIFQGVHQLMGSDLGPLWAENEPKVSKMVFIGIDLPKDILLQGLEQCLV
- a CDS encoding class I SAM-dependent rRNA methyltransferase; protein product: MKTIRLKAGKERSLQRQHPWIFESAIAKGSADAGETVRVESHEGVFLAWAAFSPTSRIRARVWSFDEAQRINAAFIEGLIHKSVQARSLFDIQSNGMRLVHGESDGLPGLVVDRYDDTLVAQFTSCGTERFKDVMADALLKATGLTKLYERSDANVRSLEGLPEVTGWLRGEGPTEITLQEHQWQLLLNIAEGHKTGFYLDQRDSRYRFYQHTLFRKFQSVLNCYCYTGGFSVAALAGGAVHVTSIDSSGPALEKAKANVLLNGFELSRTTFMDADVNASLRSFIEQGVQFDAIVLDPPKFAPTAAHADRAARAYKDINRLAFKLLAPGGELFTYSCSGGISADLFHKIVASAGTDAGVDGYISERLQGAPDHPMTVYFPEGEYLKGLVVVKKI
- a CDS encoding tyrosine recombinase XerC, with product MDERVARYLDHVRFEKRLAERTTTLYALDLQKLTELAQAANVDLAQVQTLHVRRWVAQMHSGGRTGRGIALILSGWRGFYHWLARESLISHNPVEGVRAPKVAKPLPKALGVDEAVQLAEHTEEADDPWLEARDAAMVELLYGCGLRVAELTGLDVVASTEASNKGRGWIDLQGAEVMVQGKGGKRRTVPLGQAAIKALENWLPLRSQAMGMMTQSVPGLSDAALALFPGKHGTRLTAQSVWQRLKRRSLLAGLATPVHPHMLRHSFASHVLQSSSDLRAVQELLGHANISTTQVYTRLDFQHLAKAYDAAHPRAKRGAGNKEKK
- a CDS encoding DUF484 family protein, whose translation is MTPTSINPMNPITEDDIADFLANTPDFFERHAQLLASVQLLSPDNHRSVSLQERQAQMLRDKIRALEMRIMEMIRHGNENMIITEKLQKWACELLQTPAAERVPSALKNIEARFQVPQVGVRLWGVSEAFANAAYSQSVSDEVKQAAASFTAPFVGASSGVEAVQWLQEPAQAASVALLPLRLSKDQAPFGLLVLASPDAQRFHSGMGTDFLEHLGELCSAALSALLPTKD
- the dapF gene encoding diaminopimelate epimerase — protein: MRIRFTKMQGAGNDFVVLDETRARFNLSTAQYRFLADRHFGVGADQILTVRPAPNDTLDFEYVIHNADGGEVEHCGNGARCFVRYVRDKGLTSKDRVRVKVQQGEIELQMNADGRVTVNMGAPILDLLKVPFKADGLKHALVNGCEVWQLPLKAAKTDAEAHVAVVSMGNPHAVQVVDNVDTAPVLTHGPLIEHHPSFPNRVNAGFMQIVSRDAVRLRVFERGAGETLACGTGACAAVVAGIRMGLLNPKVDVQTHGGTLTIEWQGLAKNDLSQAVFMTGPATSVFEGEIDVPNLP